The window CCCGCTGAACGCGGGCGTTAGACCCACCGACTCGCAGCAGACCAATGCCTGGCAGAGCAGATTGTGCTAAAGTTCTGGTAGGAGATAACGGCTATGGAAGAGCAACAATTACTTGATCGGATTACCCTGAACCCCAAAGTCATGGTCGGGAAGCCAGTCATAAAAGGAACCCGGTTGACGGTTGAATATATCCTGAACTTGCTGGCTTATGGTGCGACTGTAAAAGATATATTAGAAGAATACGAAGGACTCACACAGGAAGATATTCAGGCTTGCTTCTTATTTGCGACCAAGTCTTTGGAAGACACCACCTTTATGCCCTTGGCGGTGGAGGCCACGTAAGTGCGTTTCCTTGTCGATGAGTGTACAGGGCCCAAAGTAGCGAGGTGGTTGAGGGGGCAGGGACATAATGTCTTCTCCGTTTATGAACAAGCACGCGGAATGGATGACGAGGCAATTATCGTAAAGGCCTTTGACGAGAACTGGGTTCTGATTACCAATGATAAGGACTTCGGAGAAAAGGTTTACCGAGAGCACCGACCACACCGAGGCGTTATTTTCTTGCGCTTGAAAGACGAAAGAGCAAGCAACAAGGTGGAGACTCTCCGGCGACTATTGGAAGCATACGCTGACCGACTTCCTGATTGCTTCGTAGTTGTCTCTGAGATAAGAGTCCGTTTTGCCAAGAATTGAAGGGGATATGTCTCCCAAAGCGGGTCTAACAAGGCGTTGCAGCGGAGGCCGCGCCGCGAATCTCTCATCAACATCGGAGTGCCTCACGCGGCCCCGCTGAACGCGGGCGTTAGGCGGCTGCACGAATCTATGAGGCTTATCATGGCTGATGAAAAAGACTGTGTATTCTGTAAGCTCCTAAACGGCGAGATGGAAGCCAGCTTTGTTTATCGGGATAACCTCTGTTCGGCATTTATGGATATTCAGCCGGTTAACGCCGG of the Blastocatellia bacterium genome contains:
- a CDS encoding DUF433 domain-containing protein; translation: MEEQQLLDRITLNPKVMVGKPVIKGTRLTVEYILNLLAYGATVKDILEEYEGLTQEDIQACFLFATKSLEDTTFMPLAVEAT
- a CDS encoding DUF5615 family PIN-like protein codes for the protein MRFLVDECTGPKVARWLRGQGHNVFSVYEQARGMDDEAIIVKAFDENWVLITNDKDFGEKVYREHRPHRGVIFLRLKDERASNKVETLRRLLEAYADRLPDCFVVVSEIRVRFAKN